The sequence below is a genomic window from Lolium perenne isolate Kyuss_39 chromosome 7, Kyuss_2.0, whole genome shotgun sequence.
AGGGCAAACAATagaaaaagtgttcgggaaagtagatacgttttggacgtatcaatatattatttgataataataatataaatgaataaaaacataattatttcatattcaaattcctcacatttttctaataataaatcatatattatttgtccaattacgGTTTATAgaattaaagatattaattatttggccatattatatgaataatgcatatattattttagaataataataaatgaatcaAACATGATTATGTCATAtgcaaattcctcacatttttctaataataaagcatatattatttgtccaattccgGTTTACAAATTTAAAGATATCAATTATTTGgcctattatatgaataatgcatatattattttatAATATACTAATAAAATTTAAATAAAAAACATAATTAAATTCCTcatatttttctaataataaagccTATATTATTTTTCCAATTACGGTTtatagatttaaagatattaattatttaaccatattatatgaataatgcatatattatttgatattaataataaaaatgaataaaaacataattatttcatattcaaattcctcacatttttctaataataaagcatatgttACTTGTTCAATTGCggtttacagatttaaagatattaattatttggccatattatatgaataatgcatatattatgtgataataataatataaatgaataaaaataattacatattcaaattcctcacatttttctaataataaagcatatattatttgtccaattgcaaTTTACTGATTCTAAGATATTAATTATtaggccatattatatgaataatgcatatattatttgataataataataaaaatgaataaaaacataactatttcatattcaaattcctcaattttttctaataataaagcatatattatttgtccaattgcgatttacagatttcaagatattaattatttggccatattatatgaataatgcatatattatttgataataataataataaatgaataaaaacataattatttcatattcatattcatatttttctaataagaaagcatatattatttgtccaattgcgcTTTACAAATTtatagatattaattatttgaccGTATTGtatgataatgcatatattatttgatattaataaaaaaacataattatgtttattcaaattcctcacatttatctaataataaagcatatattattTTTCCAATTGCGGTTTAGAGATTTAAATATATTAATTATTTggtcatattatatgaataatgcatatattattttataataataatataaaacgaataaaacataattatttcatattcaaatttctcacatttttctaataataaatcatatattatttgtccaattgcggtttacagatttaaagatattaattgtttggccatattatatgaataatgcatataattatttgataataatactaaatgaataaaaacataattatttcatattcaaattcctcacatttttctaataatatagcatatattatttgtctaaTTGTTgtttacagatttaaagatacTAATTATTTTgctatattatatgaataatgcatatattatctctactacttaaaaagactcaattggttccttattctgccaatacGTTTGGTCGTTTTGGTCGTCGTCGTCCTTCGTTGCCCACCCGCCAGGGCCAGGCGTTAACATGGGCCGACCGCAGTCCATCGCCTCGCCAGGAAATAACAGGAAATAACAGGAATCACGCCAGGAAATCGTGCGCCTGTTATCACGCATGGAAATAAATCACGCATGGATGGAATCTATTCGTGCACGCATGGAAATAAATCAGGAAATTAAATGACCATGATTCACCCATGACGCATGGTATGTAATCTCCCCAGTAATCCTTCCCAGTAATCACGAAAAAGGACGCATGTATAAAAAGGAATGAAACCTGAACGATATTAATTACATTAAATTACAAGGAATGAACCATCTTACCATAGCTCAGTTCTTTTCCGAAACGTCTACAAAACTCCAGGCTAAGGTCATCTTCATCTCAGTCCAGTTCATTCATCTTCATCTCAGTCCAGCTGATCCATCTTCAATCTACCACCATGCTGAGTCAATACTTTCTCAGTCGCCACGCCTCCAAGAGGGTAATGGCACCAAGGTAAGTTCCAGCATCACGTTTTACTCATGTTCTTAGCATCACGTTTTACTCATGTTTCTCCATTTATAATGCAGTCATGTTACATTCTGCAATGTGGAACAATTGCATATCTACAACAGATCCTGGGAGGCAACTTTGAAACTTATTTCTGGTCGAATAAAAAACAACAGAGTAGGTGATCTAATCTACCATGCTATCCTCGCCGACGAAAATGTAAGTATTCCTTATTCACAGAAATGCAAACGAACATCTTGCATCAAATGCCTTGCAACACAAATGTGGGAGTTAAATCACAAACCTCGGCACTGGCAGTTAAATCACACAACTCAAAAAGTGGTATCTTcgagaagatctttgtttgaacaaCAGAAGGTTTGCCGATAGTCAGGGTCCCAGTTTTATCAAATATGATAGTCTTAATCTGCAAACGAATATTCAAAAGGGTAGTTCAGTATGCAAAGCTACCACATTAGAATTAATCAAGAAAAGAAATACTTCCCCACCCGAGTCTCTAACTCTGTATTACATGGGCATGCACATGTGCACACACAAAAAAGTAACAGCTGTCTCTACCTTTCCTCTTCAGAATATTTTCCAATGCCCTGGTAGAAAAATCATCTTTACCTCCAAGGTCTTCAAATCCAACTAACCGATCAACAACAATACCCTTCCTGATGTAGAAAAGTACCGTGAACACAGTATATTAGTATAATGCCTTATGACATTGGAATTTGAAATAGGTAGAAACCGTGAACAGTTTATGCACTTACTTGAACAATATAACACATGGCAACATTTTAATTGCCAGTTTTGTCACAAAGAAGGGAGCATTCTGAAATAATCATCAACAAATTAGCATCATCGATGCAGTAGAAGAAGAAGTCATACGGACCTCGGCATCAAGCTTGATGAATTTAGTCCCCAAATAGACCGGCGCAAGTGCCTTCAAATGcttatccatgatcctaccaaaaAATTAGACATCCTTCACTGAATCATCATGGGCAAGAGTTAAGCAATTCCGTAAACAGGAGTTATGGCTTACTTGCAGCGAGTGACCTCCGCTAGGAAGTCTCCTTCAATTATTTCCCTGTATTCACCATGACCTTGCCTCTTAAGCACTTCACGCTTCTCAACCTCTCTCTGTTGCGTAGAGAAAACTGAAATGCTTAGTACATGATACGACACTtacacaagcttcacaagtgtgAGATTCAGATCAGTACCTTCATAGCAGCAATCTCTCAAGCTCTGGGTCCTAGAAATCAGATAAAGATAAATGTAAGAGAAGATAAAGAGATGCTGTAAAGTTTAACTCACATCCATTAATTCAACTTCGTCATGAAAAAAACAGTGCTATTCTTGCTCCAACAGTATATTTAATAATAGCACAAGTTCAAATCAGCTTAACACAGATGCCAGCAGCTTACAGCATGGCATTCATGAAAAGAAACTACATGTGTGAATACAATCAGTTCAATGGCTTACGAGCATAAGCAACAGACGGCTTGAACACAGTGACCAACACTACTATGATCACAGACCTGCCATATTTACCTTGTGAGCTTTCTGAAGTGCATTGCCACCTTTGTTAAGAACACCTAGAGAAGCACCTTTTCCGGTGGCAACCATAACAGCAGTTGGAGTAGTCTTCTGCAGAGCAAGCTCAAAACTATCCATTGCCTCCAGAATCCATTGCTGAGGGTAGAGGTGAAGTTGCCCATTTATGAACCAGCCAAGCTATGTAACGAATGCAGCCACCACAACCTTGAAATAAGATGAAACAATgtgaggtggaaaaggtttttccAAAAGAGCTACCCTGACAGCAAGAACACACTGGAATATTTGCAGGTATCAGTAAGGAACAGTGTTAAATTTGAAACAAAATCTTAAGCCATTCTTATTGGACGATAACTATGGAACAAAATCTTATTGGACGATTCTTAACAAATTGTGCTTCTGATCATTATTTTTCAAAAACATTATTTTGGCAAACCATTCTTTCTTACAAGACAGTATGGAAAACAAGGGTATTCTTTCATATCGTTTGAACATTGCTATTATTTCTATCCGTTTGAACATTGGAATTTTCATAGGGTGATAAGATGGAAGCGATAGCATCTGGACAAACAGCATTGCGTGTGAACAACGAGTTGTGAACGGGCCATGTATACTACATCAGAGGTATTGGGTTCCAGCCGGCTGAAACACTGTTAAAACGATTGTTACACAATGATTATTACACCACCATGCACTCTTGGACCCAAATTGATTTAGCTGGGCCTACCATTTCCATACCTATGCTGCCAGACCGGTTCATGACTTTCAGTTGTGTCGCAACACTGACAAACAGACAACTTGCAGGTGCATAGAAATTTTTAGTAAAAAATTTGGTTCACACTTTTTTACTTTTCAGGCTATTGAATTGATATTTTTAAGCATTTTCAGATGTAATTGGGATAGTCGTCTATGTTAGCCCCGTCCGATTCCTCCCGTCAACCAATCGTAACACGCCATGCCGAGAAGTCGTGCTGATGAACAATAGGTATGATAAAATAAACTTGAGTTTTTTTATCTTCTGATTATCTGTTATCTAAATTACTGTTTCTTTACAAGGTGGGAGTTCATATGTCTGCGCATATGGGACAAGCACGTGTCGCGCCACATGATGAAATGGCGACGTGCCGAGCAGGATATGTCTATCTTATCTGCCATCCTTTTTGAAGTCAGCACGGCACAATGTAAGTTGGGATGTACCATTTGACATTATAATAAACTTACATACATGACTATATTTACTCATATGTTGTTTTCACAAATTTCGTAGGGGCTTTGAAATCAACAGACAACAACAGCCAACTTGTTTTTGATCCGGACACTCTCCTagcttattatgatcttgcatcttTTCGTCAAACACTTCGCCCAGCTTATAATGTGTCCACTCTAAAACGTGTCAGGGCCTTTGTGCGACAAAGGCTCAAAATGGGTTTGTATGTGAACCTCCGAATATGGAAGGGCTTCAAATCCGGGCGGCTTGCTCTGGTGGACTCGAACATGTCTTTGGGGGCCCTTTGAAGGACATAATATGAAGATGTAATATGTTGCCCTTTCAAAGTTGTCTACTAAGTGAACTCTCTGTTCTCCATCTCATAATGCCCTCGCACATATCAAAGGCGATCTCAATGTGTCCAGTTTTCACATGATGGGCTATTATGTTTCCATCTTTATTTATTTGCCCTCTTGATTATCTTGACATAAAAAATAATATTATGCAAGCTACTTTTAGATTTCCATTGCCCATAGACAATACAACTACATATTCATAAAAGATATGTGAATTACATAAATGAGAAcacacttggcatacaactgagacAATCTGCAATTCAGGAATCTCTACTACAGATAAAAAAAAGATGGAAAAATACATTTCAGTACATACCTGTTTTTCTCACTCCGTAAATGATTTCAGCCAATTTAATTAATCTTTGGTGCATGAACCATCAATACaatgcttatgcaaagtagacacACGTCAGCTATTTTGTTCCATATTAAGTATGGACCTGCCATGAAAATATGACGTCAATAGAACGAGCATTATTTTGAGATAATAAAATGCATCTCATTAATTGAAACTCTAAATTTACATTCATCAGTTTAATGACAAAAATATTCAGTCAGCAAAAAGGATCAATCACCTGCATTTTTAACAAAGCATCTCATTTAATAAATCCCTAAATTACCTGAATCAAATCATCACATTTAATGAACCCCTAAATTACGTGAATCAAATCATCTTATTTAATAAAACCCTAAATAATAGCAATCAATTCAATGATGAAATCAACTCGCCTCAGATAGTATCTCGGCATGCTCATATTACTTGACACGGACATCACGCTATGGTAATGTAATTAATACATTACCCATAATTGCGACAAGGAAGCAGCCATATAAAAGATACCTCAAGCATGGCTGGGGCGAGAGGTCTCGTGAATCCAGATTTCAACCTGCCTGTCTCCAAAACAATTTTCAAGGGACGTCACAAGTCAGATCTGCAGATAAATTCAGCGAGTTCAAGGTATGTACAAAGTCATTACCATTACATCAAAAGTTGAAACTACTGTACTATTATCCCTTAAATAATAGTACAGTAGTGCATGATCCCACTAAGTACATAATGAGCATCTGTGGCATAAATATCATGCATGGGATATTAGAAACCCACAAAAATCACAGTACATATATGTATTGAATTTTCAGTTTTGCACACTCCTAGAATTATAGAGAGAGGTTTGACCTGTGAGAAGGTGGAGGGCTTCAGGTTTCTTACTTTTTCTACCATTAAAAGTCGATGATATCACTCATATATCACTAAAAAATAGCAAGAGCCATGTTCCTTTTTTTTCCAAATGTCCCATGAAGAAAGGCTTTAGGCCATGCTGATCATGTGATTGCTGATGTCTAGCTGAACACCGACAGCTTGCCAGCAGGAGGTGCTGAAGGGGCAATTCCAAATAGATTACCGCTGGTTTCTAGGCTGCCAGAGGTACAGAGGACACGGTTGGAGACGCGAAATGTCCGTACCTGCGCACGCCCGTGaaaaaacgtatctataatttcttatgttccatgctacttttatgatgatactcacatgttttatacacattatatgtcatatttatgcattttccggcactaacctattgacaagatgccgaagagccagttgctgttttctgctgtttttggtttcagaaatcctagtaaggaaatattctcggaattggacgaaatcaacgcccatgggcctatttttccacgaagcttccagaagaccggaggggagacgaagtggggccacggggcgccgccacactagggcggcgcggcctagagggggcccacgcggccctagcgtgtggggcccccgtgactctcccgactccgcccttccgcctacttaaagcctccgtcgcgaaacccccagtactgagagccacgatacggaaaaccttccagagacgccgccaccaccaatcccatctcgggggattcaggagatcgcctcctgcaccctgccggagaggggaatcatctcccggaggtctcttcatcgccatgatcgcctccggatcgatgtgtgagtagttcacccctggactatgggtccatagcagtagctagatggtcgtcttctcctcattgtgctatcatgttcgatcttgtgagctgcatatcatgatcaagatcgtctatttgtaatccttcatgttgtgtttgttgggatccgatggatattgaatactatgtcaagttgattatcaatctatcatatatgttatttatgttcttgcatgctctccgttgctagtagaggctctggccaagttgatacttgtgactccaagagggagtatttatgctcgatagtgggttcatgcctccattaaatctgggacagtgacagaaagttctaaggttgtggatgtgctgttgccactagggataaaacatcgatgctttgtctaaggatatttgtgttgattacattacgcaccatacttaatgcaattatctgttgtttacaacttaatactggagggggttc
It includes:
- the LOC127317895 gene encoding thioredoxin domain-containing protein PLP3B isoform X1, with product MKREVEKREVLKRQGHGEYREIIEGDFLAEVTRCKIMDKHLKALAPVYLGTKFIKLDAENAPFFVTKLAIKMLPCVILFKKGIVVDRLVGFEDLGGKDDFSTRALENILKRKD
- the LOC127317895 gene encoding copper-transporting ATPase HMA4 isoform X2, translating into MDSFELALQKTTPTAVMVATGKGASLGVLNKGGNALQKAHKIKTIIFDKTGTLTIGKPSVVQTKIFSKIPLFELCDLTASAEIEDGSAGLR
- the LOC127317894 gene encoding uncharacterized protein, with amino-acid sequence MHSWTQIDLAGPTISIPMLPDRFMTFSCVATLTNRQLADVIGIVVYVSPVRFLPSTNRNTPCREVVLMNNRWEFICLRIWDKHVSRHMMKWRRAEQDMSILSAILFEVSTAQWALKSTDNNSQLVFDPDTLLAYYDLASFRQTLRPAYNVSTLKRVRAFVRQRLKMGLYVNLRIWKGFKSGRLALVDSNMSLGAL